CGTGCACGTCGGCATCGGCGGCTCGGCGCTCGGGCCGATGGCGCTCCACCGCGCCCTGAACCACCCCTTCTACAACCTCCTCCCCGACCGGGGCGGCCCGCGGCTCCACTTCGCGGAGAACGCCGACCCCATGACCCTCTCGGGGATCCTGGACGTGATCGACCCGAAGGGCACCTGGGTGAACGTGGTGACCAAGAGCGGCTCGACGGCGGAGACGATGGCGAACTTCCTGGTGATAAGGGGGGCGCTGGCCGAAGCGCTCGGGGACTTCGGCTACCAGGCGCGGACGGTGGCGACCACCGACCCGGAGAAGGGCTTTCTGAAGCGGATCGCCGACCGGGAAGACCTGGTGACGCTGCCCATACCTCAGGAGGTGGGGGGACGCTTCTCGGTGCTCTCCCCGGTGGGCCTGCTCCCGGCGGCGGTCGCGGGCCTCGACGCGGAGGCGCTGCTCGCCGGGGCGGCCCGGTGCGTCGAGGAGGTGGAGGAGCAGGGCGCGGAGCACCCCGCGGTCGCCGGGGCCGCGATGCACTACCTGATGGACACCTCCCGCAACCGCAACATCCGGGTGATGATGGTCTACGCCGACGCCCTGGAGCGGCTCGCGGCGTGGTTCGTCCAGCTGTGGGCGGAGTCGCTCGGCAAGGGCGGCAAGGGCTCCACGCCCCACGGCGCCGTCGGGACCACCGACCAGCACTCCCAGCTGCAGCTGTACATGGAGGGCCCCCAGGACAAGGTCATCGAGATCGTCGAGGTCCGGAATCTCCCCCGGGACGTAGAGATCCCAGGGGCCTACGAGGACCTGGAGGGTGTCGGCTACCTGTCGGGGCACACGGTGGGCGAGCTGCTGGGCGTGGAGTGCGACGCCACCCGCAGGGCGCTCGCCGAGGCCGGACGCCCGAACGCCACCATCCGGCTGGGCTCGCTGAGCGAGGAGAACCTGGGATACCTGATGCAGGCCCTCGAGATACAGACGGCCGTCGCCGGAACCCTCTACGGGGTCAACCCCTACGACCAGCCGGGGGTGGAGGCGGGCAAGAGGATAACCTACCGGCGGATGGGTCGTCCGGGGTATTAGAGCCCAACGGTGCTTCGCCGTCTCCGCAAGGCAAACCGCCGTCCCCCCATCGAGGGCGCTCTCCCCCTGAAGACGCGCCCCGACACGCACGGGCCGGGAGAGGCATACGCCCCTCGACGAACCACCGTGGCACACCGGGCGGCAACGGGCATGCGGGAGCTCCTTGCCTGACCTTGGAGGCATCTCGCCATCGCTCTCCGTAACGTTGTTCCTGGCGTCCGCGCTGGTCATCGGGGTAGCGGGGACTCGGCTCACCGGCGTCTCGGATGTCCTGGCGGAGAGGACCGGCCTCGGTGAGGCCCTGATCGGCGCCGTTCTACTGGGGGCGACCACCTCTCTTTCGGGCATCGTCACCTCGGTGTCCGCCGCGGCGCTCGGCGACGCGGAGCTGGCCGTCAGCAACGCCGTGGGCGGCATCGCCGCGCAGACGGTCTTTCTGGCGGTCGCCGATGCGGCCTACCGCCGGGCCAACCTGGAACACGCCGCCGCCTCGCCGGCAAACCTCGCGCAGGGGGCCTTGCTGGTCACCCTCCTCGCCATACCCGTCATGGCCTTCTCCGGGCCAGAGATAACCCTCTGGGGCGTCCACCCGGCGACGATCCTCATCGTGGCCGCCTACCTCTTTGGTCTGCGAATAATCTCCCGGGCGCAGACCAAGCCCATGTGGGGAGCGGTGCAGACCCCGGAGACACAGAACGAGGAAGAGGAAGAAAACAATGACCACGAAAACACCAGCACTCGCGCGCTGTGGCTGCGCTTCGCGTTGCTCGCCCCCACGATAGGTGTCGCCGGTTGGGTGGTCGCCCGCACCGGGGTGAACATCTCCGAGCAGACCGGCCTCAGCGCGACCTTCGTGGGGGGCGTGCTGACGGCCGTGGCGACCTCGCTCCCGGAGCTGGTGACCTCCGTGGCCGCCGTGCGGCGCGGCGCCCTGACCCTGGCGGTGGGTGGCATCATCGGGGGCAACGCCTTCGACACCATCTTCCTGGCCTTCTCGGACGTAGCCTACCGGGAGGGGTCCATCTACCACGCCGTCTCCGAGCAGCAGCTGTACCTGATCTCCCTGACCGTCATGCTGACCGGCCTCCTGCTGATGGGCCTGCTGCGCCGTGAGAAACACGGTATCGCCAACATCGGCTTCGAGAGTTTCCTGATCCTGCTCCTGTACCTCGGCTCCTTCGCCTTCCTGGCCTTTGACTGATAAATCACCAGGGATCGCGGCCTCTGAAAACCCCGATGCAACGCCCCCGCCGGCGGCTACTTCACCGCAACGCCGAAGACCACCGGGGCGGGCGGGCCGTGCAGCGGCTCCCGCTCCCGGTCGGCGACGACCCTCCACAGGGCGGGTTGCCTCTCCAGGAGCTCCCCGAAGGCGGCGTTGCGCTCCACGTCGTCGGCGAGCACCGCTCCCCCCGGCCGCAGACGCGGCCAGACGGCACCGAACTCGAAGCGCATGTTCCGCAGGGTGTGCAGGCTGTCGTGGAGAAAGAGGTCCACCTCCCCCAGCTCCGCGAGCAGCCCGGGCAGGACCCTGCGGCTGGAGCCGCGGTGCAACGTCCAGCGCCCTCTGAACTCCTCCGGGACGGCTATGCCCCAGAAGTGCCCGGCCCGGGGCCTCAACGGGGGCAGGTCCACGCTGTGCAGCTCCCCGTGCCCGTTCTCCTCCAGGGCGGCCAGGAGGAACGCCGAAGAAACCCCGTAGGCAACCCCGGTCTCGAGCACCACCGCCGGACGCAGCAGCCGGCACAGCAGGTAACAGGCGCGGGCGAGCAGCGAGTCCGCGGCCCAGCGCTGGAGAAACGGGTCTTCGCCCCGGATCTCCCGCAGCAGCCGGCGGACTCCGACCTCCGTCTCCAGCAGGGCGCGCTCCCGCAGGACGGGACCCACCTTCCGGCCGCAGAGGCTTTCGAGGTCGCGCAGCGCTCGTTCCCAGCCCACCGTCTCGTAGGGGTGGCGGCCGCCGGGCCGCAGGCGCTCGACAGCCGCCGCCGCATAGCCGCCCAGAAGATCCCAGCCGTCGAGCAGCCGCCTGCCGAGGGAAGGCTGAGCCTTCTCCCCGGGTGCGGATGAACCAGGACCAGACACGGAAAGCGTCCTCCCATATAAAGCGAAGGGCCGGGGCGATTCGACGCGAACTATAATGCAAAGGTGCCCGCAGCACATCCCCGGGAAGAGCTCGCGGTGCTGGTGGCCTCCCGGACGGGCCGCTCTCCGTGCCGGGCCGGGGATGGCTTTCCGGGCGGTATAATGGCTTCAAGCGCAGGCGAGGGAAGGAAGCTCCCATGAAGTGGCTCAAGGTCTACGGTCTCCCGAAGCTCCCGCTCTTTCTGGCGAAGCTCGCCATGCGCCTCGGGCTGCCCGGCCCCTCCTGGTACAAGTGGAAGGCCGCGGCAAGCGGTACGGGTGTGATCCTGGACGAGATGATCCGGGCGGCCGACGACCTGGGCTACGACGGCCAGAAGATAGCCAAGCTCGCCATGACCCGCATCGGCGAGAAGCAGGGCACCGACCTTCGCGAGCAGCTCGGCGTGAAGACCATGAAGGACACCGTGGACGTCGTCATGCTCGCCAACCGCTTCTTCGACATCGAGATCACGCTCACCGAGCAGAAAGAGGGCAAGTACGTAATAAACGCCGACCGCTGCCCCTGGTTCGGCGGGATGGGCCACGAGGGCGTCCCCGGCTGGGACGTCAAGCCCTGCGCCGCGTTCTCCACCTACGAGAAGGCGCTCGTCAAGGCCATAAACCCGAACGTCAGGCTCGCCTACACCGAGAAGCGCACCACCG
The Rubrobacter xylanophilus genome window above contains:
- a CDS encoding L-2-amino-thiazoline-4-carboxylic acid hydrolase, producing the protein MKWLKVYGLPKLPLFLAKLAMRLGLPGPSWYKWKAAASGTGVILDEMIRAADDLGYDGQKIAKLAMTRIGEKQGTDLREQLGVKTMKDTVDVVMLANRFFDIEITLTEQKEGKYVINADRCPWFGGMGHEGVPGWDVKPCAAFSTYEKALVKAINPNVRLAYTEKRTTGGHTCRGVYQYRDKALGDGPAEGVQPEMVSICKKPKRAGGAGLGQA
- a CDS encoding glucose-6-phosphate isomerase; the protein is MADVTFDYRNLLEVEGGLEERELQKLSPRLGEAVDGLLDEQPGFMRLPRTREYLEASLEVAEKIRSSGATDFVHVGIGGSALGPMALHRALNHPFYNLLPDRGGPRLHFAENADPMTLSGILDVIDPKGTWVNVVTKSGSTAETMANFLVIRGALAEALGDFGYQARTVATTDPEKGFLKRIADREDLVTLPIPQEVGGRFSVLSPVGLLPAAVAGLDAEALLAGAARCVEEVEEQGAEHPAVAGAAMHYLMDTSRNRNIRVMMVYADALERLAAWFVQLWAESLGKGGKGSTPHGAVGTTDQHSQLQLYMEGPQDKVIEIVEVRNLPRDVEIPGAYEDLEGVGYLSGHTVGELLGVECDATRRALAEAGRPNATIRLGSLSEENLGYLMQALEIQTAVAGTLYGVNPYDQPGVEAGKRITYRRMGRPGY
- a CDS encoding sodium:calcium antiporter, translating into MPDLGGISPSLSVTLFLASALVIGVAGTRLTGVSDVLAERTGLGEALIGAVLLGATTSLSGIVTSVSAAALGDAELAVSNAVGGIAAQTVFLAVADAAYRRANLEHAAASPANLAQGALLVTLLAIPVMAFSGPEITLWGVHPATILIVAAYLFGLRIISRAQTKPMWGAVQTPETQNEEEEENNDHENTSTRALWLRFALLAPTIGVAGWVVARTGVNISEQTGLSATFVGGVLTAVATSLPELVTSVAAVRRGALTLAVGGIIGGNAFDTIFLAFSDVAYREGSIYHAVSEQQLYLISLTVMLTGLLLMGLLRREKHGIANIGFESFLILLLYLGSFAFLAFD
- a CDS encoding class I SAM-dependent methyltransferase yields the protein MSGPGSSAPGEKAQPSLGRRLLDGWDLLGGYAAAAVERLRPGGRHPYETVGWERALRDLESLCGRKVGPVLRERALLETEVGVRRLLREIRGEDPFLQRWAADSLLARACYLLCRLLRPAVVLETGVAYGVSSAFLLAALEENGHGELHSVDLPPLRPRAGHFWGIAVPEEFRGRWTLHRGSSRRVLPGLLAELGEVDLFLHDSLHTLRNMRFEFGAVWPRLRPGGAVLADDVERNAAFGELLERQPALWRVVADREREPLHGPPAPVVFGVAVK